One stretch of Oncorhynchus clarkii lewisi isolate Uvic-CL-2024 chromosome 1, UVic_Ocla_1.0, whole genome shotgun sequence DNA includes these proteins:
- the LOC139379216 gene encoding kelch-like protein 23, translating into MACRNPELVPYTVRATPPVLCPDNDSSNEEAEINVMIPDTVLHIETESFFVNRQQLALQSPYFRALFYGGGRESGKRHVEIKGVGADQFRVLMEYTQTSKLSLSRENVLRILETADFLQLERPRLLCCKFLERELHLSNCLGMMSYAWQLGCRELYTAAREVALTHLPAIATEEDFMYLSKESVADLLASDKLFVPREDQALEMTLRWATFDPSREEDFMELVELVRLESLSLPYITDLLTRLKGSDPQAKLICKLNDNFPTSWSMGRSIPRASETLYILGGPHDQDKQSLYQFYPHSGRWQSHAPLQRKNLTQYSVAAVGENIVVTGGNFRDEIFWYSVDWVRIFQCGNQRWVDGPPLQKSRHSHCSVGLGQELYVLGGTMDEGPVAHVEKLPLGAQVWEDVSPMVRAVDRAATVARDLCIYVACGLDENGEVYSGIQRYLVKEDQWDVVTYSPLPRYDLLATVLNGALYLLGGQALRLDVETDEWTVLEEECLDRKFFGGCTTVNGQIYLLSERKMNKAFPNMVLMDPYIDTCMEIDNAIPCPVPLRGCVTMRLAT; encoded by the exons ATGGCCTGCAGAAATCCAGAGCTGGTGCCGTATACTGTAAGAGCAACACCTCCTGTGTTATGCCCTGATAACGATAGTTCCAACGAGGAGGCTGAGATAAATGTGATGATACCTGACACAGTTCTTCACATAGAGACAGAATCCTTCTTTGTGAACCGTCAACAGCTGGCTCTTCAGAGCCCCTATTTCCGTGCACTTTTCTATGGCGGCGGCAGAGAGAGTGGCAAGCGCCACGTTGAGATCAAAGGTGTGGGTGCGGACCAGTTTCGTGTTCTGATGGAATACACCCAGACATCCAAGCTATCTCTCAGCAGAGAAAATGTCCTGAGGATCCTAGAGACAGCAGACTTCCTACAGCTGGAGAGACCCAGGCTCCTATGCTGCAAGTTCCTGGAGAGAGAGCTGCATCTAAGCAACTGCTTGGGTATGATGTCCTACGCTTGGCAGCTGGGATGCCGGGAGCTCTACACAGCAGCACGTGAGGTGGCTCTAACCCACCTACCTGCTATCGCCACAGAGGAGGACTTCATGTATCTGTCTAAGGAGAGTGTGGCGGACCTTCTTGCCAGTGATAAACTATTTGTACCCAGGGAGGATCAAGCCTTGGAGATGACCTTACGCTGGGCAACCTTTGACCCCAGTCGGGAGGAGGACTTCATGGAGTTGGTGGAGCTGGTGCGACTAGAGAGCCTGTCTCTGCCCTACATCACTGATCTGCTTACCAGGCTCAAAGGGTCTGACCCACAAGCCAAACTCATCTGTAAACTGAATGACAATTTTCCTACTAGCTGGTCTATGGGCAGGTCCATACCTCGGGCCAGCGAGACACTGTACATACTCGGAGGGCCCCATGACCAGGACAAACAGTCTCTCTACCAGTTTTACCCCCACAGTGGGAGATGGCAGTCCCATGCACCACTTCAGAGGAAGAATCTCACACAGTACTCTGTGGCAGCAGTAG GAGAAAACATTGTAGTCACCGGAGGAAACTTCCGTGATGAGATCTTTTGGTACAGCGTGGACTGGGTGCGGATATTCCAGTGTGGGAACCAGCGCTGGGTGGATGGCCCTCCGCTGCAGAAGTCCAGGCACAGCCACTGCTCTGTGGGCCTGGGGCAGGAGCTGTACGTCCTGGGGGGCACCATGGACGAGGGGCCTGTGGCCCACGTGGAGAAGCTGCCGCTGGGAGCACAGGTCTGGGAGGATGTCAGCCCCATGGTGCGGGCTGTGGATAGGGCTGCCACCGTTGCTCGCGATTTGTGTATCTATGTCGCCTGTGGACTGGATGAGAATGGGGAGGTGTACAGTGGCATTCAGAGATACCTGGTGAAGGAGGACCAATGGGACGTGGTCACCTACTCCCCTCTGCCCAG GTATGACCTTCTTGCAACAGTGCTCAACGGGGCCCTCTATCTCCTGGGAGGTCAGGCATTGCGGCTAGATGTGGAGACAGACGAATGGACAGTTCTAGAAGAAGAATGTCTGGACAGAAAGTTCTTTGGTGGCTGCACCACAGTCAATGGGCAGATCTACCTGCTGAGCGAGCGAAAGATGAACAAAGCATTCCCCAACATGGTACTGATGGATCCTTACATCGACACCTGCATGGAAATAGACAATGCCATACCCTGTCCTGTGCCTCTCCGTGGCTGTGTTACCATGCGCTTGGCCACATGA